AGTCTGGGGGGAGGGGGCGGCGCGGTGGGGGAGGCGTATGCGGGTCATCGGAGTGGGGTTCGGCCGGACGGGGACGTTGTCGCTGAAGGCGGCGCTGGAGAGGCTGGGGTTCGCTCCCTGCAATCACATGCGGGAGGTCATGGCCAGCCCCGCGCTGATCCATGGCTGGCTCGACATCGTCGAGGGCCGATCCCGGGACTGGGACGGGGTGCTCGGCGGGTTCGACGCCACCGTCGACTGGCCGGCGGCCGCGTACTGGCGGGAACTGGCCGCGCACTATCCGGCCGCCAAGGTCGTGCTCACGGTCAGGGACCCCGAGGCGTGGTACGCGAGCATGTGCGCCACGATCTTCGACGAGGCTCGCGCCCACGGGCCGGCGGTGCGACTGCTGGCGCGGCTCAGCGCCGACTACCGCGCGTTCCGCCGCATGGCCTACCTCGCCGTGATCCAGCGGTCGCTCGGCGGCGTGGGCACGGACAAGGAGGCGCTGATCCGGCGCTTCGAGGAGCACGTGCGCGAGGTGCGCGCGGCGATCCCCGCGGAGCGGCTGCTGGTCTACGACGTGCGGCAGGGGTGGGCGCCGCTGTGCGCGTTCCTCGGCGTGCCCGTGCCGGACGAGCCGTTCCCCCGGCTCAACGACCGCCAGACCTTCGGCCGCCTGCTGCGGAAGTTCATGCTCCGCACGGCCTTCCGTCTCTCTCCGGCACGCGGCCGGCGCCCCCCGACTCTCCCGTCCCCCCGAGGAGCCCGCCCCCGCTCATGAACCGCCCCGTACGCACCGGCGCCCCACGCCCGTACCCCCGCCACTGACGCGACCTCCCACGGCGGCGTCCGTGCTCATGCGAACCCTCGCGCCTGTACCCCCGTCCGCGGCTCACGCGACCTCCCAGGTCGGCGAGCCCCCGCTCGGCGGCTCCCGTGCGGCGCGGTCAGCGTCGCCGGGAGTCTGGCACGGGGGTCGTGGGTGCGGGTTCACCAGTCGCCGTCGCCGTCGTCGCCGTCGAACAGGTCGCCGATCTCGTCGATGGCCTCGGCCGCCACGATGCCGCCGATGACGCCGGCCGCTCCGGCCGCCGCCACCGTGCCCCAGCCGGGGCCGTGGTGGCGGTCGTCGTAGTGGCCGCCGTGCGGGTGGTGCGGGTCGCCGTGGTGGCCGTACGGGCCGTGGCCGTACGGGTCGTGACCCATGCCGTGGCTCATCCCGTGACCCATGCCGTGGCCGCCGCGGTGGGCCAGGCCGTCCATCCAGCGGGCGATCTCGGCGGCCCAGTCCATCTGCAGGGCCTGCTCGTGGCCGACCTGGAAGCGGCCGTAGACGTCGTGCCCTGAGGTGAACAGGCCGCCGCGCTTGTCGGCCTCCAGGACGACGGCCAGCCCGTGCGGGTCGGCGACGAACGTCAGCTCGACCTCGTTGACCCGGCCGGCCCACTGCGCGGGCGGGTAGTACTCGATCTCCTGGAAGAACGGCAGCCGCTGGTGGACGCCGTGGATGCGGCCCGCCTCCATGTCGGCCTTCTTGAGGTGGAAGCCGAGCCGGGCGAAGGCGTCGAGGACGCGCTCCTGCGAGGGCAGCGGCATGACCGCCACGGGGTCGAGGTCGCCCTTGTCGACGGCCCTGGCCACCGAGAGCTCGGTGCGCACCCCGACCGTCGCGCCGCGCAGCGGGCCGCCGAGGGCCTCGGTGATCGGCGTCTCCCAGGGGATGGAGAACTGGAACGGGACGGCGTGCCGCCGGCCCGCGCCCAGGTGGAAGGGCCCGGAGACCCGGACCTGGAAGAACTCCGAGGTTCCGGTGTGCTCGTGGTCTCCGGACTCGATCTCGACGCGCGTGACGAGCCCGAGCGCGATGTACTCGACGTCGAAGTCCAGCTCACCGCCCTGGACGCGCACCTCTCCGCTCAGCGTGCCGCCGGGGCGCACGCGCGGCGTGGCGAGGACCGTGTCCACCGAAGGACCCCCGACCCCCAAGGCTCCCAGCATCCTCTTGAAGACCACGGCCACCTCTCCTGCTGTCGTCGGGCGTGACGAAGACTCTAAGCGGACTCAGGCCGGACTCTGATCGGACTGATCGGATTCCGGTCGAAGAGGCAACGAGCCGCGCCCGGCGGCGGTTCCCGCGTCGCGGGGGCCGGCTCACCCGGTGGGCGTGACGAATTCGGGGCGGTCCAGCACGCGCAGCCAGGTGCCGTCCTGCTGGCGGCGCGCCACCTGCGCCCGCGCGCCCGCGCCGTCCTTCGGCGGGGTGGAGGTCAGCGCCAGATCGCCGCTGACCAGCGTGGGAAGCGGCGTCTCCGGCGCGAAGCGCGGCGCCTGGGCCAGCACCTTCTCCCACAGCGCTCGGATCGCCTCGCGGCCCGTGGTGAAGCTCCCGGGCGGGTAGGCCATGACGGCGTCCTCCTCATAGAGGGCGGCGACCCCTTCGGCGTCGCCGGCGTTGGCCCGTTCGACGAACAGGCGCGTGAGGTCCTCGGGCCTGCGGGCACGCTCGCGTTCCGTCATGACGATCTCCGATCCGGTGGTCTTCTGCTGACAGCACCGAGCCTGCCAAGCGAGCGGCCAGAAGTCCAACAGATGGTTCTGCTGAGATCTAGAATCATCTCTTATGGAACTGCGGCAACTGGAGTACTTCGTCGCGGTGGCCGAGGAGGGTGGCTTCACCCGCGCGGCCGAACGCGTGCACATCAGCCAGTCAGGGGTGAGCGCCCAGATCCGGCAGCTCGAGCGCGACCTCGGCGCCCCCCTCATCGACCGCTCCGCCCGCACGGTGACGCTGACCGCCGCGGGGGCCGCGGCGCTGGAGCACGCCCGCGCCGCGCTGGCCTGCGCCGACGCCGTCCGCAAGGCCGTGGACGAGGTGAACGGGCTGGTACGCGGCCGTCTGACGGTGGGCATGGTCACCGGCTGCACCGTCACGGGCCTGTTCGACGCCCTCGCCGCCTTCCACGGACGCCACCCCGGCGTGGAGATCACCCTGGTCGAGGACAACTCCGACCGGCTGGTCGAGCGGGTCCGCGCCGGCGCGGCGGACCTGGCGCTGATCGGCGCCTCGGGCGCGCCCCCCGAAGGGCTGCGGGCGCTGCCGATCATCAGCGAGCCGCTCGTCGCCGCCGTGCCGCCCGGCCACCCCCTCGCGACCCGGCCCGCCGTGACCCTGGACGAGCTGGCAGGCCATCCGCTCGTGTGCCTGCCCGAGGGGACGGGCATCCGCGCGGTCCTCGACGAGGCGTGTGCCGCCCGCGGCGTCCGGCCCGGCATCGCGCTGCAGGCCACCGCGCCGGGCACGGTCGCCGACCTGGCCGTGCGCGGGCTCGGCGTGGCCGTCCTGTCGGAGTCCATCGCCGCCGGGTACGCGGGCTCCCTCGTGGCGCTGCCCATCGAGGACGCCGGCACGCCCGCCGTCCTGGCGCTGGTCTGGAGGCCCGCCGCCGGCCCCGCGCCGCACGAGTTCGTCCGGCACGCCCGCGAGGCGTTCGACGTCCCTGAAGATCGCGGACCGGTGGCGCGGGCGCGATGATAGGGAGGCCGGCGGGCGCGGTCCCGCCGCCGGATCCTGTGAGCAGAGTGGGGAGATCATGTCCGTGCCGCCCGGCCCGTCCGACCGTCCCGTCCCGTCCGCGCTGCCGTTACGGTCGGGGAGGTCCGCCTGGTCCACCTGGTTCCGGTGCACCAAGACCCGTCCGTTCGCGAGGCTCAGGCTGTTCTGCTTCCCGTACGCGGGCGGGTCCGCCGCCATCTACCACGACTGGCACCAGGGGCTTCCCCCGGCCGTCGAGGTGCGCGCCGTGCAGTACCCCGGCAGGGCCGACCGCATGTCCGAGCCGCTGGTCGGCGACGCCGGGCGGATGGCGGAGCTGATCACCGAGGCGATGGGCCCGCTGCTCGACCGCCCGGCCGCGCTGTTCGGCCACAGCATGGGCGCCCTGCTCGCCTACGAGGTCACCCGCGCGCTGCGCGACCTCGGCACCCCGCCCGTGCACCTGTTCGTCTCCGGCAGGAGGGCGCCGCACCTGCCGTCGCGGGAGGTGCCGGTGGCGGACGCCGACGACGCGACCTTCATGAGCCAGCTGAGCGCCCTCGGCGGCACCGACGCCGACATGCTCGCCGACCCGCAGATCCGCGAGCTGACCTTCCCCTATCTGCGCAACGACTTCCGGCTGGTGGAGACCTACGTGCACCAGGACGGGGTGCCGCTGGACGTCCCGGTCACCGCGCTCGCGGGCGACGCCGACGCCACCGCCACCCCGGACGAGGCCGCCCGCTGGAGCGAGACGACGACCGGTGCCTTCACGGCGCGGGTGCTGCCCGGCGACCACTTCTACCTCGTCCCCCGGCAGGACGAGGTGCTCGCCGAGATCACCGCGGCGCTGGACCCGTACCTGTAGCCCGTCCCGGCGAGGCGGGCGCCCGCGAGGAACCGGTACCTGGTGTGGCGGCCCGCCGCGGCCGGTGGCCCGGCACGCGGTGGGTCAGCGGGGCTCGCGTTCGAGGAACAGCACGGTCACGCCGCGCAGCGACCACAGCCGCCGCACCGCGTACCTCTTCTCCAGCAGGTAGTTCACCTTCGGCAGGGCCACCTCTCCCACACCGAACCGTGAGGGGGCCGTGGTGCCGGGCCGCACCGCGCGGTCGGTCTCCTCGCGCACGAGCCAGACACGGTCCCCGATGTCGGTGCGCGGGTTCAGCTCCGCGGGCATCCGCCCGTAGTGGGCCAGGCCCTCGCGGACCCACGGCGCGGCGTACGCGATCGTGTCGCCCGGCCGGAGCATCGAGCCGATGACGGCCGCGGCGTCCCGGTAGGCCACCTGGTGACCGGTCGCGCCGCGGGCGTGGATCTGCTGGGGGAGGGCGAGCGCGGCGGCGACGGCCAGGGCGGCGACCTGGAGCCAGGGCCGTGCCCGCGCGAGGGCGGCCCCGGCGAGCAGGGCGAAGGCGGGCGCCGAGGCCAGCACGTACCGGGAGTTGTAGACGGGCGTGCCGAGGTAGGAGACCGCCACCAGCACGACGACGGGCAGCACGCCCCAGACCACGGCCCCCGCCACGAACGCGCGCTCGCGCGGCTCGCGCCGGGCCAGGTACACCGCGCCGGCGAGGCCGCCCAGTGCCAGGAGCCAGCCGAGCACCACGGCGGGCAGGTCGCCGGGCTCCGGCTCGGGCAGCCACGCGGTGACCGTGCTGCGCACGAGCACCAGGTTCTGCCAGGCGGGCGTGCCGAGCCAGTCGACCTGTCCCACCTGCCCCGCCGACAGCGCGGCGAGCGCGACCGCGGGCGGCGCGCCGAGGGCGAGCCACGGCAGGCACCGCCGGGTGATGACGAGATGCGCGGGCAGCACGAGCACGGCGAACAGGTGCGTGCAGGGCAGCAGCGCGACGGCCAGGACGTACCGGCCCCAGCGGCCGGTCTCGGTGGCGCGGCGCAGTGCCCAGAAGGAGAAGACCGCGGCGGCGACGGCCATCGCGTAGGGCCGCGCCTCCTGGCCGAACCGGGCCATCGACGGCAGGAGCAGCAGCGCCGCCCCGGCCGGTACCCCGGCCCGCGCGCCCGCCAGGCGGCGGCCGAGGTCGGTGAGCAGCCCGGTCGCGGCGGCGACGGCGAGCGCGGAGGGCAGCCGGACCCACCAGTCGGCCGTGCCGAGCCGCGTCCACGCGTACATGAGCAGGTAGTACGGCAGGAAGACCGCGTCGCGCTGGCGCAGCGTCTCCCACAGCGTGTCCAGGGACGTCACCGCGCCGAGGGTGGCGAGCTCGTCGGCCCACATCGACGGCGCCCAGGACCACGCCACCGTGACCGTGAACGCGACCGCGGTCATGACGGCCACGGTGGGGTGGAGGCGTGCGCCGCGTGGCCGGGACGCGTGCGCGCCGCGCTCCCGCGCGGCCGCCGTCCGCTCGCCGCCCGCCACGCCGGGTGCCGATATTTCCATGGACGCACATATTGGCCGAGACATCATGCGGTGCCAAACGAACGGCTTTCGGTACGGAGGTCGCGACGGCCCACGGCCGGTGGCCGCCGGCGGCCCGCCCGGCGTGCCCCGCGGGCGCCGCGTGCTCCGTACGCCGATCTCCGGAATTGTCGGTTTTATGGGTATAAGTGCATTTGTCGCGGTCCGACGGAGGCTTTCCCAGCTGATATCGCCACCCCTGGAAAGCCCACGGAAAGCCTATTCGGCGGAGGATCTCGGGTGATTCGGAGGTATAGGTCTGAATGAACGCATGATTCGGTCATCCGCCGGTGAAACATGAGCAGGTGTATGCCTGTCGTGTCCCCCGATGCGACGGTTCCGGCGGGGGTGCGATCGGCGTAGACTGCTCCACCACGATGATCCCGGGGCGCCGTCGTGGCGCCGGACGAGGACGGTGGCGATGCTGGTCGAGCTGACGATGCACAGCGCCGGGCTCGGCCCCGCGCCGAATTCGCCGATCGACGGCATTCGCATATTGGCCCTGCTGCCCGAAGAATGGCGTAAAGACCTGCGGCAGGCCAATGGCGAGATCGTCATCCGCGTCGAAACCGGCGACGACGTCACCAGCACCGAGATCAGCGCCCGGGTGGAACAGGCGCTGACCGACCCCGCCGTCAGCCACTGGCGCCTGCACGCCTGCGACCCCGTGCCGGGCCCGGACGCCGTGTGAGCGCCCCGCCGGGCCCGGCGGGCGTGTGCCACCCGCCGGGCGCGCGCGGGACTCAGGCGTCGCCGGCGAGCCGGTAGGCGATCTCGATCGACCACTTGTCCATGTCGGGCTGCACGGCCGGGTCGCTCAGGTAGAACTCGAACCGCCCGCCCCACACCTCGTGGCCGTCCTCGTGCCGGTTGTCCCACCGCAGCCCCTGGGCCGGGCCCCACTTCTCCAGGGCGGTGAGCGACTCCAGCAGGCGGTCCGGGTGCCCGGCGTGGAGCAGCGTGGCGTACCTGCCGCCGGGGATCACTCCGGCGATCACCCGGCCGTCCCCGGTCACCGGGGCGCCGACCGGCACGCCGACCTCCAGGCTGATGTCCCCCCGCGGGTCCACCGTCCAGTACCGGTAGAACAGCGGGCCCGCGGGCGGGACGCCCCGGTCCCGCAGCCACGTGTAGACCTCGGGCACCAGCGCGTTCACCCGGTCCCACTCCCGCAGCGGCGCGGTGATCGGGATGGCGGCGTACGGCCGCTCCTCCCGGGTCTCGACCGTCGGTTCGTTGGTCATGATTCCCCCTTCAGGGTCGTCGTCATACCCCTGATACGAGCCGGAGGGCCGGAACTCATCGCCCGCCAGGCCGGGCGGGCGGCCCGAACAGCGGGAAGAGCGCCTCGGCGTCGAGGAACGTCGTCACGCCCGTGATCCGGCCGCCGCGCACGTCCAGGATCAGCAAGCCCCACGGCGCGAGGACCCCCTCCCGCGGGGTGTACTGCGCGAACGCGGGAGAGCCGTTGGCGGCGACGGGGACCAGCCGCGACCCGTGACAGTGGCCGTCCGCCCCGAGCAGCGCCGCGCGGATCGCGGACCGGCCGCGCAGCCACCACCCGAACGGCGGCATCTGCATCGTGGCGTCCTCGTGGAGCAGCGCGACCATGCCCTCGACGTCGTGGCGCTCGAAGGCGTCCGCGTACCGCGCCAGCAGCGCACGCTGCGCCGCGTCCAGGGGCGCGAACGGCTCGCCCGGGTCGGGGTCGCGCTCCTTGAGCGTCGCGCGGGCCCGTTGCAGGGCGCTGTTGACCGCCGTGACGGTGACGCCGAGCAGCCCGGCGACCTCCGCGGCCGTCCAGCGCAGCACGTCGCGCAGGATCAGCACGGCCCGCTGGCGGGGCGGCAGGTGCTGGAGCGCGGCGACGAACGCCAGCCGGATCGTCTCGCGCGCGACGGCCAGCTCGGCGGGGTCGCCGGACGGCAGCACCCGGTCGTCCGGGACCGGCTGGACGAACGCCCGCCAGGGCAGCGGCGGCCCGAGCGGCGTGCCGGGCTCGCAGGCCGGGCCGAGGTCCACGGCCAGGGCGCGGCGGCGCGCGCCCCGCAGCATGTCGGTGCAGACGTTGGCCGCGATCGCGTGCAGCCACGCCTTCGGCGACGCCCGGCGCTCGTCGTAGCGGTCGAACGCCTTCCAGGCGCGCACGAGCGTCTCCTGCACGGCGTCCTCGGCCTCGAACGCCGACCCGAGCATGCGGTAGCAGAACCCGGTCAGCGCGGTCCGGTGGCGTTCCAGCAGCTCGGCCGGGTCGCCGGCCGCCGCGGGGCGGCCGGAGGAAGACTCGTGAAGATTTTCCGCCGCCGCGTGTCGAGGAACCGTCATGCGCTCCGACCCATGTGTGTGACGCGCCCGCCGCGGGCGCGCGAGACCGTGAGGAGCACCGGGATGAAGTACATGCTGCAGATCTACATGAACCCCGCCGTCTGGGAGTCGGTGTCCGAGGACCAGCGTAACGAGGTCTTCGCGGGTCACGGGCGGTTCATCAAGCTCATCACCGAGTCGGGGGAGATGGTCGGCACCGAGGCGCTGGCCGATCCCTCGGCGGGCGTCACCGTCCGGGTGCGCGGCGGGGTGGTCACGCCGACGGACGGGCCCTACGCCGAGGCCAAGGAGTTCTTCTGCGGCTACTACGTGGTCGACTGCGAGAGCAGGGAGCGCGCGGTCGAGCTGGCCGCGCTCATCCCCGACGCGGCGCTCACCGGCATCGAGGTCCGGCCGTTCCTGGACACCAGCGGAGCCGACGTCTGACCGGCGGGGGAGCGCCCACACGGGCGCTCCCCGGCCGACCGCTACTTGGGCAGCGCCCCGGCCAGCGTGGCCGGCTTGTCGGTGAGGATGCCGTCCACCCGGTAGGCGGCCAGGCGGCGGGCGACCGCGGGGTCGTCCACCGTCCAGGTGAAGACCCGCATGCCGAGCCGGTGCACCCGCCGGACGTACCCGGCGGTGAGGTCCTGGTACGGCGGGTTGATCTGCCGGGCGAACGCGGCCAGGCCGGCCAGCCGCCCGGCCGGGGGCGTGCCGAGCAGGCCGACGGGGACCTCGGGCATGAGCCGGTGGAACCGCCGCATCGAGCCCCAGTCGAAGGACTGCACGACCAGACGTCCCGGGCGGAGCCAGGCGGGGTGACGCCGCAGCTCGCGCTCGACACGGGCCTCGATGCCCGGGTACAGGCCGGGCGCCTTGACCTCCAGCAGCAGGCCGAGCCCGCTCGCCTCCATCGCGCGCAGCGCCTCGCCGAGGGTCGGCACGCGCTCGCCACGGTACCGGGCGGAGAACCACGCGCCCGCGTCGAGCCTGCGGATCTCGTCGAGCGTGAGGTCGCGGACCCGCCACGGCGACCGGCCGGGGAAGACCCGCTCGGCGTCGGTGGTGCGGCCGAGCGTCGTGTCGTGCACGAGGACCAGCCGGTGGTCCTTGGTCTCCTGCACGTCGGTCTCGAACATGTCGGCGCCCTGCCGGCCCGCGAGCCGGAAGGCCGCGACCGTGTTCTCCGGCGCGTGGGCCGACGCCCCGCGGTGCGCCACGTTGACGATCTTCGCCGGCGCCGCCGCGGCCGTGTCGGGCGGTCCGTCCAGCGCGTGCGCGGGCGGGATCAGGAGGGCGAGGGTGGTCGTGAGGATCGTGGTCGCGAGGATGAGGCCCGGTCGTCGGAACATGCGTCTCCTCAGGCTCGGCGTTGCCCCTGCATTCTGAACCTGACCGCTGAGCACGACCACGAGTTGATGGTTGGGTAACCCTTAGGTGCCTGCTAAATGAGTATTTGTCCGTAGCCGTTCCGGCCGGTGGCTCATTGAGCGGACGCGGTGCCGGTCTCGGTGCTGGTCAAGGGGCCGGCCGCCGGGCCGGCCTCCGACAGGGCCGGCCGGGTGAGCGGGAGCTCGCCGACGCGCCCCTTGACGACGTGGACGTGCCCGCCGCCGCCCGGGGTCCGCCGCCGCCCGGCGCAAGTGCGCAATCCCGCGCGTATACAAGCCCGTGCCGCCGATAGGACGATTGCCGCAGTTCTTGGTGGTGAAGGGAGCGAGCTATGAAATTGACGTTGACGACCTTCCTCTCGCTGGACGGGGTGCTGCAGGCCCCGGGACAGCCCGACGAGGACCGTGAGGGCGGGTTCGAGCACGGCGGCTGGCTGATCCCGCACGCCGACGAGGACATGGGCACGTTCGTCGGCGAGTGGTTCGAGGACGCCGACGCGTTCCTGTTCGGCCGCAAGACGTATGAGATCTTCGCGGCGCACTGGCCGAACGTCGTGGACGACGACGACCCGACGCCCACGCGGCTGAACAAGTGCCCGAAGTACGTCGTCTCACGGACGCTGGACACCCCGGACTGGGCCGGGACGACCGTCATCAAGGACGACGTCGTGGCCGAGGTCCGGCGGCTGAAGAGCGAGCCCGGCAACGAGCTGCAGGTGCACGGCAGCGGCGAACTGGCCCGCACGCTGATCGAGCACGGCCTCGTCGACGAGTACCGCCTGTGGTTCTTCCCGGTCTTCCTCGGCTCGGGCAAGCGGCTGTTCGAGGGCGCGAAGGTTCCGGCCACGCTCCAGCTGGTCGACAGCAAGAAGACCAGCACCGGGGCCGTCATCCACATCTACCGCCCGGCGCCCGAGACCCCGGAGTCCTGAGCCGGTCCTCAACCGGGCACGCCGGGGACGCCGTTCCCCGGCGGAGCCCTCCGGCGCCGCGGACGGCACAGGCCGTCCGCCGCGCACGGCCCGGCGGCGCCGCAGGGAACGCCGCGGCGCCGCCGGGCCGCCCGGGTCAGCGGCCCTTGCCCTCGGCGGGCCCCAGCCGGTCGCTCTGCCGCTGGAGCTCGTCGATGAGCTTGGACGCCTCGGCCTTGCTGAGGCCGTCGGGGACGTCCCGGCCCGCCTCCCTGGCCAGCGTGCTCAGGTACGACTCCTGCGGCGCGGTCATCGGCTCATCGCCGGTGGCCCACTCCTCCGGGTCCTTCTCCACGGGTCCTCGGCTCATGGCGCTCCCTTCCTCGAACGCCCGTTCTACCCCTGCGACCTCGCCGTAACCGCCGCGCGGGGTAAAGGCCGGTCCGTCACGGCGCGGGAGCCGGACGCGGGAACAGGGTGAGGAACCGGTCCGCCGTCCCGGCGTCGCCGGTGAGCCTCAGGTCGCCGGCCGCGATCGCCTCGGCGGGCGGCAGCCGCCGGAAGACCAGGGACCGGAGCGTGGCGACGTCGGTGTCGAGGACGGCGTCGGGCCGGTCGGAGTCACCCCGGACGATCTCGATGCGGCCCCCGGCCACCTCGGCGCGGAACCGGTCGTCCCCGAGCGTCAGGCCGATCGTGGCGCGCATGTCCCCGGCCGCGGCGGCGTCGAAGGTGGTCCGCAGCGCGAGCACCAGCGCGGCCGCGCTCAGCTCCGCCCGGCTCGCCAGCGGGGCGCGGCCTCCCCACCGCGCCAGGGGTACCAGGACCGCCTCCAGCTCCCGCCCCCGGCCGGTCAGCTCGTACACCCAGGCGTCCAGCGGCGGCCCCAGCCTGCGCCGCCGCACCACCCCCGCGGCCCGCAGCTCGCGCAGGCGCTGGGACAGCACGTTCTGGCTCGCGCCCGGCAGGCCCGTCCGCAGGTCGGTGAAGCGCCTCGGGCCGGCGAGCAGCTCGCGGACCACCAGCAGCGCCCACCGCTCGCCGATCACGTCGAGGGCCCGCGCGACGCCGCACGGGTCGTCGTAGCTGCGTGCCATGGGCCGAGCATACGTGGCCTTTACCTTCGTGAATCCTCGCACCTGAGCAGGAGCCGGTGCTAACTTAGGACCTCTATTCGAACGCATTCGAACCCGAGAAGAGGAAGCCTCCGCGATGGCCACCTACGTCCTCGTCCACGGCGCGGCGTCCGACTCCTGGTACTGGCACCTGGTCGCCCCGGAACTGCGGGCGCGCGGCCACGACGTCGTGGCGCCGGACCTGCCGTGCGGCGACGACGCGGCCGGCTTCCCCGAGTACGCCGACACGGTCGTGGCGGCGATCGGCGACCGCGTCGCCTCCGGCGCCGACCTGATCCTGGTCGCGCAGTCGCTCGCCGGGTTCACCGCCCCGCTGGTGTGCGAGCGGGTCCCGGTGCGCCTGCTGGTGATGCTCGCCGCCATGGTGCCCGCCCCGGGGGAGTCCGCCGGCGACTGGTGGGGCAACACCGGGCAGCCGCAGGCCGCGCGCGAGCTTGCCGAGCGCGAGGGCCGTTCCGTGGAGTCCGGCGAGGCCGTCACCTTCCTGCACGATGTCCCGCCCGCCGTCGCCGGCGAACTGCTGTCCAGGCCTTCGCCCGGCCAGTCCGGCACGCCGTTCGCCGCGCCGTGGCCGCTGGACGCCTGGCCGCGGGTGCCGACCCGCTTCCTGCTCTGCCGGGACGACCGGCTGTTCCCCGCGCCGTTCATGCGGCGGGTCGTCCGGGAGCGCCTCGGCATCGTCCCCGACGAGATGGACGGCGGCCACCTGCCCGCGCTCGCCCGTCCCAAGGAGCTCAC
The Sphaerisporangium krabiense genome window above contains:
- a CDS encoding sulfotransferase family protein — its product is MRVIGVGFGRTGTLSLKAALERLGFAPCNHMREVMASPALIHGWLDIVEGRSRDWDGVLGGFDATVDWPAAAYWRELAAHYPAAKVVLTVRDPEAWYASMCATIFDEARAHGPAVRLLARLSADYRAFRRMAYLAVIQRSLGGVGTDKEALIRRFEEHVREVRAAIPAERLLVYDVRQGWAPLCAFLGVPVPDEPFPRLNDRQTFGRLLRKFMLRTAFRLSPARGRRPPTLPSPRGARPRS
- a CDS encoding sporulation protein — its product is MVFKRMLGALGVGGPSVDTVLATPRVRPGGTLSGEVRVQGGELDFDVEYIALGLVTRVEIESGDHEHTGTSEFFQVRVSGPFHLGAGRRHAVPFQFSIPWETPITEALGGPLRGATVGVRTELSVARAVDKGDLDPVAVMPLPSQERVLDAFARLGFHLKKADMEAGRIHGVHQRLPFFQEIEYYPPAQWAGRVNEVELTFVADPHGLAVVLEADKRGGLFTSGHDVYGRFQVGHEQALQMDWAAEIARWMDGLAHRGGHGMGHGMSHGMGHDPYGHGPYGHHGDPHHPHGGHYDDRHHGPGWGTVAAAGAAGVIGGIVAAEAIDEIGDLFDGDDGDGDW
- a CDS encoding YybH family protein, encoding MTERERARRPEDLTRLFVERANAGDAEGVAALYEEDAVMAYPPGSFTTGREAIRALWEKVLAQAPRFAPETPLPTLVSGDLALTSTPPKDGAGARAQVARRQQDGTWLRVLDRPEFVTPTG
- a CDS encoding LysR family transcriptional regulator, whose amino-acid sequence is MELRQLEYFVAVAEEGGFTRAAERVHISQSGVSAQIRQLERDLGAPLIDRSARTVTLTAAGAAALEHARAALACADAVRKAVDEVNGLVRGRLTVGMVTGCTVTGLFDALAAFHGRHPGVEITLVEDNSDRLVERVRAGAADLALIGASGAPPEGLRALPIISEPLVAAVPPGHPLATRPAVTLDELAGHPLVCLPEGTGIRAVLDEACAARGVRPGIALQATAPGTVADLAVRGLGVAVLSESIAAGYAGSLVALPIEDAGTPAVLALVWRPAAGPAPHEFVRHAREAFDVPEDRGPVARAR
- a CDS encoding thioesterase II family protein; amino-acid sequence: MSVPPGPSDRPVPSALPLRSGRSAWSTWFRCTKTRPFARLRLFCFPYAGGSAAIYHDWHQGLPPAVEVRAVQYPGRADRMSEPLVGDAGRMAELITEAMGPLLDRPAALFGHSMGALLAYEVTRALRDLGTPPVHLFVSGRRAPHLPSREVPVADADDATFMSQLSALGGTDADMLADPQIRELTFPYLRNDFRLVETYVHQDGVPLDVPVTALAGDADATATPDEAARWSETTTGAFTARVLPGDHFYLVPRQDEVLAEITAALDPYL
- a CDS encoding glycosyltransferase family 39 protein, whose translation is MEISAPGVAGGERTAAARERGAHASRPRGARLHPTVAVMTAVAFTVTVAWSWAPSMWADELATLGAVTSLDTLWETLRQRDAVFLPYYLLMYAWTRLGTADWWVRLPSALAVAAATGLLTDLGRRLAGARAGVPAGAALLLLPSMARFGQEARPYAMAVAAAVFSFWALRRATETGRWGRYVLAVALLPCTHLFAVLVLPAHLVITRRCLPWLALGAPPAVALAALSAGQVGQVDWLGTPAWQNLVLVRSTVTAWLPEPEPGDLPAVVLGWLLALGGLAGAVYLARREPRERAFVAGAVVWGVLPVVVLVAVSYLGTPVYNSRYVLASAPAFALLAGAALARARPWLQVAALAVAAALALPQQIHARGATGHQVAYRDAAAVIGSMLRPGDTIAYAAPWVREGLAHYGRMPAELNPRTDIGDRVWLVREETDRAVRPGTTAPSRFGVGEVALPKVNYLLEKRYAVRRLWSLRGVTVLFLEREPR
- a CDS encoding GyrI-like domain-containing protein, coding for MTNEPTVETREERPYAAIPITAPLREWDRVNALVPEVYTWLRDRGVPPAGPLFYRYWTVDPRGDISLEVGVPVGAPVTGDGRVIAGVIPGGRYATLLHAGHPDRLLESLTALEKWGPAQGLRWDNRHEDGHEVWGGRFEFYLSDPAVQPDMDKWSIEIAYRLAGDA
- a CDS encoding sigma-70 family RNA polymerase sigma factor: MTVPRHAAAENLHESSSGRPAAAGDPAELLERHRTALTGFCYRMLGSAFEAEDAVQETLVRAWKAFDRYDERRASPKAWLHAIAANVCTDMLRGARRRALAVDLGPACEPGTPLGPPLPWRAFVQPVPDDRVLPSGDPAELAVARETIRLAFVAALQHLPPRQRAVLILRDVLRWTAAEVAGLLGVTVTAVNSALQRARATLKERDPDPGEPFAPLDAAQRALLARYADAFERHDVEGMVALLHEDATMQMPPFGWWLRGRSAIRAALLGADGHCHGSRLVPVAANGSPAFAQYTPREGVLAPWGLLILDVRGGRITGVTTFLDAEALFPLFGPPARPGGR
- a CDS encoding YciI family protein — encoded protein: MKYMLQIYMNPAVWESVSEDQRNEVFAGHGRFIKLITESGEMVGTEALADPSAGVTVRVRGGVVTPTDGPYAEAKEFFCGYYVVDCESRERAVELAALIPDAALTGIEVRPFLDTSGADV
- a CDS encoding glycerophosphodiester phosphodiesterase, translated to MFRRPGLILATTILTTTLALLIPPAHALDGPPDTAAAAPAKIVNVAHRGASAHAPENTVAAFRLAGRQGADMFETDVQETKDHRLVLVHDTTLGRTTDAERVFPGRSPWRVRDLTLDEIRRLDAGAWFSARYRGERVPTLGEALRAMEASGLGLLLEVKAPGLYPGIEARVERELRRHPAWLRPGRLVVQSFDWGSMRRFHRLMPEVPVGLLGTPPAGRLAGLAAFARQINPPYQDLTAGYVRRVHRLGMRVFTWTVDDPAVARRLAAYRVDGILTDKPATLAGALPK
- a CDS encoding dihydrofolate reductase family protein, with protein sequence MKLTLTTFLSLDGVLQAPGQPDEDREGGFEHGGWLIPHADEDMGTFVGEWFEDADAFLFGRKTYEIFAAHWPNVVDDDDPTPTRLNKCPKYVVSRTLDTPDWAGTTVIKDDVVAEVRRLKSEPGNELQVHGSGELARTLIEHGLVDEYRLWFFPVFLGSGKRLFEGAKVPATLQLVDSKKTSTGAVIHIYRPAPETPES
- a CDS encoding DUF3072 domain-containing protein → MSRGPVEKDPEEWATGDEPMTAPQESYLSTLAREAGRDVPDGLSKAEASKLIDELQRQSDRLGPAEGKGR